The following proteins are encoded in a genomic region of Pikeienuella piscinae:
- a CDS encoding TRAP transporter large permease, which yields MLAAILFAAIIVLLLIGVPIGIALGFCSIIFLLVFSDSSLASIAQTLMSAFVGHYTLLAIPFFILASSFMSTGGVAARIIRFSIACVGHVPGGLAIAGVFACMMFAALSGSSPATVVAIGSIVIAAMKQVGYTKEFAAGVICNAGTLGILIPPSIVMVVYAASVDVSVGRMFLAGVFPGILAGLMLMTGIYLYARVKGLGAQPFAGFREIFESGMSAMWGLLLIVIILGGIYGGVFTPTEAAAVAAVYAFLIANFVYRDMGPLRVEGEPNRTLLDRPLALVTAFFHADVRRALFDAGKLTIMLLFIIANALILKHVLTEEQIPQSIAKAMLGAGFGPVMFLVVVNLILLIGGQFMEPSGLIVIVAPLVFPIAIELGVDPIHLGVVMVVNMEIGMITPPVGLNLFVTSGIAGMSMMAVVRAALPWLGILFLFLIIITYVPIISTWLPTVAMGPELITK from the coding sequence ATGTTGGCGGCGATTCTTTTCGCGGCGATTATCGTCCTCCTCCTGATCGGCGTTCCCATCGGCATCGCGCTCGGATTCTGCTCGATCATTTTCCTCCTCGTCTTCTCCGACAGTTCGCTGGCTTCGATCGCCCAGACGCTGATGTCAGCCTTCGTCGGGCACTACACGCTCCTTGCGATTCCGTTCTTCATCCTGGCGTCGAGCTTCATGTCGACGGGCGGTGTCGCAGCGCGAATCATCCGGTTTTCCATCGCCTGCGTCGGCCATGTGCCGGGTGGGCTGGCGATCGCCGGGGTATTCGCCTGCATGATGTTCGCGGCGCTTTCCGGCTCTTCGCCGGCGACGGTGGTCGCTATCGGCTCAATCGTCATCGCGGCGATGAAGCAGGTCGGCTACACCAAGGAATTCGCGGCTGGGGTGATCTGCAACGCCGGGACGCTGGGCATCCTTATTCCGCCCTCGATCGTCATGGTGGTCTATGCGGCGTCGGTCGACGTCTCCGTCGGCCGGATGTTTCTCGCCGGCGTGTTTCCGGGAATTCTGGCGGGCCTGATGCTGATGACCGGCATCTATCTCTACGCGCGTGTGAAGGGGCTGGGCGCGCAGCCTTTCGCCGGGTTCCGGGAGATATTCGAGAGCGGGATGAGCGCGATGTGGGGCCTCTTGCTCATTGTCATCATTCTTGGCGGCATCTACGGCGGCGTATTCACGCCGACCGAAGCAGCGGCGGTGGCGGCGGTCTACGCCTTTCTTATCGCGAATTTCGTCTATCGCGACATGGGGCCGCTCCGCGTCGAAGGGGAACCCAACCGGACGCTTCTCGACCGGCCGCTGGCGCTTGTCACGGCGTTCTTCCACGCGGATGTCAGGCGGGCGCTGTTCGACGCCGGCAAGCTTACCATCATGCTTCTGTTCATCATCGCGAATGCGCTGATCCTCAAGCATGTTCTGACCGAGGAACAGATTCCGCAATCGATCGCGAAGGCGATGCTGGGCGCCGGGTTCGGACCGGTGATGTTCCTCGTCGTCGTCAATCTGATCCTGTTGATCGGCGGTCAGTTCATGGAACCTTCGGGGCTCATCGTCATCGTCGCGCCTCTGGTCTTTCCGATCGCGATCGAGCTCGGCGTCGACCCGATCCATCTCGGCGTCGTCATGGTGGTGAACATGGAGATCGGGATGATAACGCCGCCGGTCGGTCTCAACCTCTTCGTCACTTCCGGAATTGCGGGAATGTCGATGATGGCGGTGGTCAGGGCGGCCCTGCCGTGGCTGGGTATCCTCTTTCTCTTCCTGATCATCATCACATATGTTCCGATCATCTCCACATGGTTGCCGACGGTGGCGATGGGGCCGGAACTGATCACGAAATAG
- a CDS encoding protein-disulfide reductase DsbD domain-containing protein encodes MPGRKNRSKCVFGRGLQICAVALALLAPDGREATAEGFFVDTGPAKSEARLVSGWAASDGTRIAALRVDLAEGWKTYWRNPGEAGIPPTFDWSGSENLAAVKIAWPAPIVFDSYGVRTIGYEHEMMLPLQVTPDDPTRPVRLSLALFYGVCDDICIPARADIALNIEPGAPAEGEAEIRAALEATPAPASGAGLKAAHCAIEGVGEAQRLTARLAFAAAPVHAPLVVAEGPEGVWFGPLETRLEKGEIVATGEMRAAPGEWIDRSALRLTLLDRAEGPALTVAGCPAS; translated from the coding sequence ATGCCTGGCCGAAAGAACCGATCGAAATGCGTCTTCGGGCGTGGCCTTCAGATATGCGCCGTCGCGCTCGCGCTGCTCGCGCCGGACGGTCGGGAAGCGACCGCCGAGGGGTTCTTCGTCGACACCGGCCCGGCGAAGTCCGAGGCGCGACTCGTTTCTGGCTGGGCGGCGTCGGACGGAACCCGTATCGCCGCGCTCCGGGTCGATCTCGCCGAGGGCTGGAAAACCTATTGGCGCAATCCCGGCGAGGCTGGAATCCCGCCAACATTCGATTGGTCAGGGTCGGAGAACCTGGCCGCGGTGAAGATCGCCTGGCCGGCGCCGATCGTCTTTGACAGCTACGGGGTGCGCACCATCGGCTATGAGCACGAGATGATGCTGCCTTTACAGGTGACGCCGGACGACCCGACGCGGCCGGTGCGGCTCTCGCTCGCTCTCTTTTACGGCGTCTGCGACGATATCTGCATTCCGGCCCGGGCCGATATCGCGCTGAATATCGAACCCGGCGCCCCGGCGGAGGGGGAAGCGGAGATACGCGCCGCGCTCGAAGCGACACCCGCGCCGGCGTCCGGCGCCGGGCTGAAAGCGGCGCATTGCGCGATCGAAGGGGTCGGCGAGGCGCAGCGCCTCACCGCTCGCCTCGCTTTCGCCGCCGCCCCCGTCCATGCCCCTCTTGTCGTCGCCGAAGGACCGGAGGGCGTCTGGTTCGGGCCGCTGGAGACCCGGCTGGAAAAGGGAGAGATAGTCGCGACGGGCGAGATGCGCGCCGCGCCCGGCGAATGGATCGACCGGTCAGCGCTGCGCCTCACCCTGCTGGATCGGGCAGAGGGACCGGCGCTCACGGTGGCGGGTTGCCCTGCGAGTTGA
- a CDS encoding RNA polymerase factor sigma-32, with translation MARLDTQADASFTRTAMRAELLDAETERALASAWRDQRCARSLHRLIVAYMRLAISMASKYRRHGAPMADLIQEASVGLMKAAEKFDPDRGVRFSTYASWWIKASIQDYVMRDWSMVRTGSTSSQKALFFNFRRVRARLERESGSALDGRAAHEMREVIAAEVGVPLRDVEMMEARLSSADFSLNATQSTDEGREWIETLEDAAPLGAETVARASDLSAARDWIRDALDGLTERERMIIRRRKLSEEPDTLARLGDELGLSKERVRQLEAQALRKMKSRLETRHGAAPAALACEI, from the coding sequence ATGGCGAGGCTGGATACGCAGGCCGACGCGTCCTTCACCCGGACGGCGATGCGGGCCGAGTTGCTGGACGCCGAGACCGAGCGCGCGCTCGCGAGCGCGTGGCGCGATCAACGCTGCGCGCGATCGCTGCACAGGCTGATCGTGGCCTATATGCGGCTGGCGATCTCCATGGCCTCGAAATACCGGCGCCACGGCGCGCCGATGGCCGACCTGATCCAGGAGGCGAGCGTTGGCCTCATGAAAGCGGCGGAAAAATTCGATCCGGATCGGGGCGTTCGATTCTCGACCTACGCCAGCTGGTGGATCAAGGCGTCGATCCAGGATTACGTGATGCGCGACTGGTCGATGGTGAGGACCGGCTCGACATCGTCGCAAAAGGCGCTGTTCTTCAACTTCCGCCGCGTTCGCGCGCGACTCGAGCGGGAAAGCGGATCGGCGCTTGACGGGCGCGCCGCGCACGAGATGCGCGAGGTGATCGCGGCTGAGGTCGGCGTCCCGCTGCGCGATGTCGAGATGATGGAGGCGCGGCTGTCCAGCGCGGACTTCTCGCTCAATGCGACGCAATCGACCGATGAAGGCCGCGAGTGGATTGAGACGCTGGAGGATGCGGCGCCGCTCGGGGCCGAAACCGTGGCCCGCGCTTCAGACCTTTCCGCCGCGCGCGACTGGATCCGCGACGCGCTGGACGGGTTGACCGAACGAGAACGGATGATCATTCGCAGACGCAAACTCAGCGAGGAGCCCGACACGCTCGCGCGCCTCGGGGACGAACTCGGCCTCTCGAAGGAGCGCGTGCGTCAGCTTGAGGCGCAGGCGTTGCGTAAGATGAAATCACGTCTGGAGACCCGGCACGGCGCGGCGCCCGCGGCGCTCGCCTGTGAGATTTGA
- a CDS encoding glutathione S-transferase, protein MTYRLFIMDRAYSSWSLRGHLMLAAFDIAHETVQANWPGPEWDALLARIAPSRTAPSLEIEESGQTFLCWDSLAIAETLAERHPLAGHWPKAPPARAAARALAAEMHSGFQALRAACPMNLKAVYAGYEPSEAVLADVARIRELWSWARKNFGGDGPFLFGDRFTAADAFFTPVASRFASFNLPMGRDDEAYIDALHRVPSFRRWRAMALANPHVIVEDVADLPVTGAFGPGETPLPARAVAGVRPINDSCPYSGKPVAEDSLAEIDGVIVGYCNRFCRDKSVADAGAWPETVELLRRAKAGEVR, encoded by the coding sequence ATGACCTATCGGCTTTTCATCATGGACCGCGCCTATTCGAGCTGGTCGCTGCGTGGCCACCTGATGCTGGCGGCTTTCGACATAGCGCACGAAACGGTGCAGGCGAATTGGCCGGGCCCGGAATGGGACGCGCTTCTGGCGCGCATCGCGCCGTCACGCACCGCGCCCTCTCTGGAGATCGAGGAATCGGGTCAGACATTCCTCTGCTGGGACAGCCTCGCGATCGCCGAAACTCTGGCCGAACGTCATCCGCTGGCCGGCCACTGGCCCAAGGCGCCCCCGGCGCGCGCCGCCGCGCGCGCGCTCGCGGCTGAAATGCATTCCGGCTTCCAGGCGCTTCGCGCGGCATGCCCGATGAATCTCAAGGCGGTCTACGCCGGATACGAGCCGTCCGAGGCGGTGCTCGCCGATGTCGCGCGGATCCGCGAACTCTGGTCGTGGGCGCGCAAGAATTTCGGCGGCGACGGGCCCTTCCTTTTCGGCGATCGCTTCACGGCGGCGGACGCGTTCTTCACGCCGGTCGCCTCGCGCTTCGCGTCGTTCAATCTGCCGATGGGAAGAGACGACGAAGCATATATCGACGCCTTGCACCGCGTTCCGTCGTTCCGGCGCTGGCGGGCGATGGCGCTCGCCAATCCGCACGTGATCGTCGAAGACGTGGCCGACCTGCCGGTCACCGGCGCTTTCGGTCCTGGCGAAACGCCGCTCCCGGCGCGGGCGGTTGCGGGCGTGCGGCCCATCAACGACTCCTGCCCCTATTCCGGCAAGCCCGTCGCCGAGGACAGCCTCGCCGAGATCGACGGCGTCATTGTCGGCTATTGCAACCGTTTCTGCCGCGACAAATCTGTCGCTGACGCCGGGGCGTGGCCGGAAACGGTGGAGTTGCTGCGCCGCGCGAAAGCGGGCGAGGTCCGGTAA
- a CDS encoding sigma 54-interacting transcriptional regulator produces the protein MKPEPHLGPAPEEAGAARLIGGSAPMRALRRRLARVARSNAAVFLTGESGTGKDLCAEAIHAASSRATGPFIAINCGAIPAGLIEAALFGHRRGAFTGAVADSKGATAAADGGTLFLDEICELPLGLQPRLLRFLETGAVAPVGDHTSRPVDVRIISATNRDPTAEVAAGRLREDLLYRLHVLPVHAPPLRERKEDITTIAEVLLTRFALEEGKRFEGFTPDARAALEAARWPGNVR, from the coding sequence ATGAAACCGGAACCGCATCTCGGCCCCGCGCCGGAGGAAGCCGGCGCGGCCCGCCTGATCGGCGGCTCGGCGCCGATGCGCGCGCTACGACGCCGCCTGGCGCGCGTCGCCCGGTCAAACGCAGCCGTATTTCTGACCGGCGAGAGCGGAACGGGCAAGGATCTCTGCGCAGAGGCGATCCACGCCGCGTCGTCGCGCGCCACCGGCCCGTTCATCGCGATTAACTGCGGCGCAATCCCTGCAGGGCTGATCGAAGCGGCGCTCTTCGGACATCGCCGCGGCGCCTTCACCGGCGCCGTCGCCGACAGCAAGGGCGCCACCGCCGCCGCCGATGGCGGCACGCTCTTTCTCGACGAGATCTGCGAGTTGCCATTGGGTCTGCAGCCCCGGCTGCTGCGCTTTCTGGAGACAGGCGCAGTGGCTCCGGTCGGCGATCATACGTCGCGCCCGGTCGACGTCCGGATCATTTCCGCCACCAATCGCGACCCTACGGCCGAAGTCGCCGCCGGGCGGCTGCGGGAGGATCTCTTATACCGCCTGCATGTCCTTCCGGTTCACGCGCCGCCACTCCGGGAACGCAAGGAGGACATCACCACGATCGCAGAGGTGTTGCTGACGCGTTTTGCACTGGAGGAAGGCAAGCGCTTCGAGGGTTTCACACCGGACGCGCGGGCGGCTCTCGAAGCAGCCCGGTGGCCGGGAAATGTACGTTAG
- a CDS encoding M16 family metallopeptidase yields MTIRLSTLPNGLRVITESMPGLGSAAIGVWIAAGSRHEEEAENGVAHFLEHMAFKGTGKRSALAIAEAIEDVGGHLNAYTSREATAYYARVLKEDAPLAFDLIGDILTNAVFAPDEIELERGVILQEIGQALDTPDDVIFDWLQETAYPGQPLGRPILGPAERVRGFSEDDLRRFTARHYAPGSMILSAAGAVDHDALLKEAERQFGHLKPVPVPVRDAAAYRGGERRKVKKLEQAHLAMAFEAPSWRDDGYHAMQLMSVALGGGMSSRLFQEAREKRGLCYTIFAQAGAYQDSGLLTIYAGTGGGEAKALAELTIDVIKEAADTLRQDELDRARAQMRAGIVMGLESPSARAERLARSLMIWGEAPDLEKTMAKIDAVTVADIRAAAARLANPTLAWYGPVKTAPGLDALTARLAA; encoded by the coding sequence ATGACAATCCGTCTTTCTACGCTTCCCAACGGGCTCCGTGTCATAACAGAGTCCATGCCCGGTCTCGGATCCGCCGCCATCGGCGTCTGGATCGCGGCGGGATCGCGTCATGAGGAGGAGGCGGAAAACGGCGTCGCGCATTTCCTCGAACACATGGCCTTCAAGGGCACCGGCAAACGGTCCGCCCTCGCCATCGCCGAGGCGATCGAGGATGTGGGAGGTCATCTCAACGCCTATACCAGCCGCGAGGCGACCGCCTATTACGCGCGCGTGCTCAAGGAGGACGCGCCGCTCGCGTTCGATCTGATCGGCGACATTCTGACCAACGCCGTCTTCGCGCCCGACGAGATTGAGCTGGAGCGCGGCGTGATCCTGCAGGAGATCGGCCAGGCGCTCGATACGCCCGATGACGTGATCTTCGACTGGCTGCAGGAGACGGCCTATCCCGGCCAGCCGCTTGGCCGGCCGATCCTGGGGCCGGCGGAGCGCGTGCGTGGCTTCAGCGAGGACGACCTGCGTCGTTTCACCGCCCGCCATTACGCCCCGGGGAGCATGATCCTATCCGCCGCCGGCGCTGTCGATCACGACGCGCTGCTGAAGGAGGCGGAGCGTCAGTTCGGCCATCTCAAACCCGTTCCCGTTCCCGTTCGCGACGCCGCCGCCTATCGAGGCGGCGAGAGGCGCAAGGTGAAGAAACTCGAACAAGCGCACTTGGCGATGGCGTTCGAGGCGCCGTCATGGCGCGATGACGGCTACCACGCGATGCAACTGATGAGTGTCGCGCTCGGCGGCGGCATGTCTTCGCGGCTGTTTCAGGAGGCGCGGGAGAAGCGTGGGCTCTGCTACACAATCTTCGCGCAGGCCGGGGCCTATCAGGACAGCGGTCTGCTGACGATCTACGCCGGCACCGGCGGCGGAGAGGCGAAGGCGCTGGCCGAACTCACCATCGACGTGATCAAGGAGGCCGCTGACACGCTACGCCAGGATGAGCTTGACCGCGCCCGCGCGCAGATGCGCGCCGGCATCGTGATGGGGCTGGAGAGCCCCTCTGCGCGGGCCGAGCGGCTGGCGCGCTCGCTCATGATCTGGGGCGAAGCGCCGGACCTCGAAAAGACCATGGCGAAGATCGATGCGGTGACCGTCGCCGATATCCGCGCCGCGGCCGCGCGGCTCGCGAATCCGACATTGGCCTGGTACGGGCCGGTGAAGACGGCGCCGGGTCTGGATGCGCTCACCGCGCGGCTCGCGGCCTGA
- a CDS encoding YqgE/AlgH family protein, whose translation MDDEAEDADAGEPGLSGKLLIAMPAMGDPRFEKTVVYLCAHSEDGALGIVVNRRVGNVSREDLFRQLEIECAQETSGEHVHYGGPVETGRGFVLHSADWGLPEATLEVDDEISMTATIDVLKAIAAGDGPRLSMIALGYAGWGGGQLEGELRRNGWLTCDADEEIVFGHNDGAKWRSALTKLGIDPALLSASGGSA comes from the coding sequence ATGGATGACGAAGCTGAGGATGCGGACGCGGGAGAGCCCGGTCTGAGCGGCAAGCTGCTGATCGCGATGCCGGCGATGGGCGATCCCAGATTCGAAAAGACCGTGGTCTATCTATGCGCCCATTCCGAGGACGGCGCGCTCGGCATCGTCGTCAATCGCCGGGTGGGCAATGTCAGCCGCGAGGATCTCTTCCGGCAGTTGGAGATCGAATGCGCCCAAGAAACCAGCGGCGAGCATGTCCACTATGGCGGCCCGGTCGAGACAGGGCGCGGTTTCGTCCTGCATTCCGCAGACTGGGGTCTGCCCGAAGCGACGCTGGAGGTCGATGACGAGATCTCGATGACCGCGACCATCGACGTGTTGAAGGCGATCGCCGCGGGCGACGGTCCGCGACTCTCGATGATCGCGCTCGGCTACGCCGGTTGGGGCGGCGGCCAGCTCGAAGGCGAATTGCGGCGGAACGGCTGGCTGACCTGCGACGCGGACGAAGAAATCGTCTTCGGCCACAATGACGGCGCGAAATGGCGCTCGGCGCTGACCAAGCTCGGGATCGATCCGGCGCTGCTTTCGGCCTCGGGCGGCTCAGCCTGA
- a CDS encoding GNAT family N-acetyltransferase, whose protein sequence is MFGVRRETRLPTERLILRPPRLSDFPAWARARRDSREHLKPWEPTWAPDHLTRAAFRQRVHWARKAMRLGRAWPFMIFTKEDGALVGAVTLDHVRRGPAEAATLGYWTALAHARRGYMREALSEVRRFAFDDLRLSRLEAGCLPENAASRALLETVGFKYEGVAQAYLQIDGRWRDHVLYAALRGDRRGRVADAAEMRDT, encoded by the coding sequence GTGTTCGGCGTCAGGCGCGAGACCCGGCTGCCGACCGAAAGGCTGATCCTGCGCCCGCCCCGGCTCTCGGATTTTCCCGCCTGGGCGCGGGCGCGGCGTGATAGCCGCGAGCATCTGAAACCCTGGGAGCCGACCTGGGCGCCCGATCATCTGACGCGCGCCGCCTTTCGCCAGCGCGTTCACTGGGCGCGGAAAGCGATGCGGCTCGGCCGGGCTTGGCCGTTCATGATCTTCACGAAGGAGGATGGCGCGCTCGTCGGCGCGGTGACGCTTGACCATGTGCGCCGCGGCCCGGCGGAGGCGGCGACGCTCGGCTACTGGACCGCGCTCGCCCATGCGCGGCGCGGCTACATGCGCGAGGCGCTGAGCGAAGTGCGCCGCTTCGCCTTCGACGACCTGCGTCTCAGCCGGCTGGAGGCGGGCTGCCTGCCGGAAAACGCGGCCTCGCGCGCGCTGCTGGAGACTGTCGGCTTCAAATACGAGGGGGTGGCGCAGGCCTATCTGCAGATCGACGGGCGGTGGCGCGATCATGTTCTCTACGCGGCGCTCCGTGGCGACCGGCGGGGCAGGGTCGCGGACGCGGCGGAGATGAGAGACACCTGA
- a CDS encoding helix-turn-helix domain-containing protein gives MRNAIRQAAVMGDGGRVCPALLGLAPAPPPIPSAPAARAATALIGLPFHDIERLVIVAAIERFGSAPKAARALGLSPSTIYRKQESWVAFTGDDAFGPNWSKKI, from the coding sequence TTGCGGAACGCGATCCGTCAGGCGGCGGTGATGGGCGACGGCGGACGCGTCTGCCCGGCGCTTCTCGGCCTCGCTCCGGCGCCCCCGCCCATACCGAGCGCGCCAGCCGCACGGGCGGCGACCGCGCTCATCGGGCTCCCCTTCCACGACATCGAACGCCTGGTGATCGTCGCCGCCATAGAGCGTTTCGGAAGCGCGCCGAAAGCCGCACGCGCGCTCGGACTTTCTCCCTCGACGATCTATCGCAAGCAGGAATCCTGGGTCGCGTTCACAGGCGACGACGCTTTTGGCCCGAACTGGAGCAAGAAGATCTGA
- the thrC gene encoding threonine synthase gives MRYTSTRGGGAPLHFEDAMLAGLARDGGLFVPESWPRMNADEIAGLAGLAYEEIAFRVMRPFIGGAFADDAFRVLIERAYAGFDHRLRAPLLQVGEETWALELHHGPTLAFKDVAMQLIGQMFEAALTRRGARVTIVGATSGDTGSAAIEAFRGMEAADIFILYPHGRVSEVQRRQMTTPAEANVHAIAVEGDFDDCQAAVKAMFNDHAFRDKMRLAAVNSINWARVLAQSVYYFTAAVALGAPSRPISFAVPTGNFGDIYAGYVAKRMGLPIDRLIIATNRNDILHRTVQTGAHEKRGVAPTTSPSMDIQVSSNFERLLFDLHDREGEAVARLMRDLTGNQGGFTLSQGALDRLRAEFDSARFDEDEVAALIGRFAAETGHLFCPHSAIGLGAAIAHSGPTVGLATAHAAKFPDAVEAATGRRPALPEHMADLYEREERITVAPADTDFLKRLIVEKARA, from the coding sequence ATGCGCTATACCTCCACCAGGGGCGGCGGCGCGCCGCTGCATTTCGAAGACGCGATGCTCGCCGGGCTGGCTCGCGACGGGGGACTTTTTGTGCCCGAAAGCTGGCCGCGAATGAACGCGGACGAGATCGCAGGGCTGGCCGGGCTCGCCTACGAGGAGATCGCTTTCCGCGTCATGCGCCCCTTCATTGGCGGCGCTTTCGCCGACGATGCGTTTCGCGTGCTGATCGAACGCGCCTACGCCGGGTTTGATCATCGTCTGCGCGCGCCGCTTCTTCAGGTCGGCGAGGAGACCTGGGCCCTGGAGCTGCATCATGGTCCGACGCTCGCCTTCAAGGACGTGGCGATGCAGTTGATCGGGCAGATGTTCGAAGCGGCTCTGACGCGGCGCGGCGCGCGCGTCACCATCGTCGGCGCCACTTCGGGCGACACCGGGTCGGCGGCGATCGAGGCGTTTCGGGGCATGGAGGCCGCAGATATCTTCATCCTCTATCCGCATGGGCGGGTCTCGGAGGTCCAGCGTCGGCAGATGACGACGCCGGCGGAAGCGAACGTTCACGCCATCGCGGTCGAGGGTGATTTCGACGATTGCCAGGCCGCCGTGAAGGCGATGTTCAACGATCACGCGTTCCGCGACAAGATGCGTCTCGCAGCGGTCAATTCGATCAACTGGGCGCGGGTGCTGGCGCAGTCGGTGTATTACTTCACCGCCGCCGTCGCGCTCGGCGCGCCCTCCCGGCCGATCAGCTTCGCCGTCCCGACCGGCAATTTTGGCGACATATATGCGGGATATGTCGCGAAACGCATGGGGCTGCCGATCGACCGACTGATCATCGCGACCAATCGCAACGACATCCTGCATCGGACGGTGCAGACCGGCGCGCATGAAAAGCGCGGGGTCGCGCCGACCACCTCGCCTTCGATGGACATCCAGGTCTCCTCGAATTTCGAGCGGCTGCTCTTCGATCTGCATGACCGGGAGGGGGAGGCCGTCGCGCGGCTGATGCGTGATCTCACCGGGAACCAGGGCGGCTTCACGCTGTCCCAAGGCGCGCTGGACCGGCTTCGGGCGGAGTTCGATTCGGCGCGTTTCGACGAGGATGAAGTCGCCGCCCTCATCGGCCGCTTCGCCGCCGAGACGGGTCATCTCTTCTGTCCGCACTCGGCCATCGGCCTCGGGGCCGCGATCGCTCACTCCGGGCCGACCGTCGGTCTCGCCACCGCGCACGCCGCGAAGTTTCCCGACGCGGTCGAGGCTGCGACCGGTCGCCGCCCGGCCCTGCCGGAGCATATGGCGGACCTTTACGAACGCGAGGAACGGATTACGGTTGCGCCTGCCGATACCGATTTCCTGAAACGACTGATCGTCGAGAAAGCCCGCGCATGA
- a CDS encoding DUF2333 family protein, with amino-acid sequence MVRLFDWLVEFWDRIRGFLGFHRLTKKGRRDDLAGRGLIRRVFYFVRPLLMLFVLIYLGTMIWRFSWVRGEDLSYPQTVIGDAAPVSAGAETEPESGTAGVKTCAPSQIVRVEQALIDMLVNQNDWTPATPQYKFGFFFVLPWEATPFFDNKASFQKGVLGAVRRFSLELTDTLGRVRGTSGADPDLEAARGLVQLDERTWLFNPFDARLPLLATSAASSYRNAIRQFDAYNARLAACDALFDARADNLYQLLDRITKEMGSTVDQISQRSQSRSYDVKTHEFIEATGNSRGWFDFRADNYFHEARGRMYAYHGLMQAARVDFADVVKQRNLDDVWDRMEAHIAEAAALSPLIVSNGREDGMFTPAHLSAMAQNMLRARANMTELRDILAR; translated from the coding sequence ATGGTGCGTTTATTCGATTGGCTGGTCGAGTTTTGGGACCGGATTCGCGGCTTTCTGGGCTTTCACCGGCTGACGAAGAAGGGTCGCCGGGACGATCTCGCCGGGCGCGGGCTCATCCGCCGCGTCTTCTATTTCGTTCGCCCGCTCCTCATGCTCTTCGTGCTGATCTATCTCGGGACGATGATCTGGCGGTTCTCATGGGTGAGGGGGGAAGATCTCTCCTATCCGCAAACGGTGATCGGGGACGCCGCGCCGGTCTCCGCCGGGGCTGAAACAGAGCCTGAAAGCGGAACGGCGGGGGTGAAGACCTGCGCGCCGAGCCAGATCGTGCGCGTCGAGCAGGCGCTGATCGACATGCTGGTCAACCAGAACGATTGGACGCCCGCGACTCCGCAGTACAAGTTCGGCTTCTTTTTCGTTCTGCCGTGGGAAGCGACGCCGTTCTTCGACAACAAGGCGAGTTTCCAGAAGGGCGTGCTTGGCGCGGTGCGACGTTTCTCGCTCGAACTGACCGACACGCTCGGCCGGGTCCGCGGCACTTCGGGCGCCGATCCCGATCTCGAAGCGGCGCGCGGTCTCGTGCAGCTTGACGAGCGGACATGGTTGTTCAACCCGTTCGACGCGCGGCTGCCGCTTCTGGCCACGAGCGCCGCCTCTTCCTATCGAAACGCGATCCGTCAATTTGACGCGTATAATGCGCGGCTGGCGGCGTGCGATGCGCTCTTCGACGCCCGCGCCGACAATCTTTACCAACTCCTCGACCGCATCACGAAGGAGATGGGCTCCACCGTGGATCAGATATCGCAGCGCAGCCAGAGCCGGTCCTACGACGTCAAGACGCATGAATTCATCGAGGCGACCGGCAACAGCCGCGGCTGGTTCGATTTTCGCGCCGACAATTATTTCCACGAGGCGCGCGGGCGGATGTACGCCTATCACGGGCTGATGCAGGCGGCGCGGGTCGATTTCGCCGACGTGGTGAAGCAGCGCAATCTGGACGATGTCTGGGACCGGATGGAGGCGCATATCGCCGAAGCCGCCGCGCTTTCGCCGCTGATTGTCTCGAACGGGCGGGAGGACGGCATGTTCACGCCGGCGCATCTCTCGGCGATGGCGCAGAACATGCTCCGGGCGCGGGCGAACATGACCGAACTGCGGGATATCCTCGCGCGCTGA